One window of the Macrobrachium nipponense isolate FS-2020 chromosome 22, ASM1510439v2, whole genome shotgun sequence genome contains the following:
- the LOC135198303 gene encoding fibroin heavy chain-like, translating into MVASSNMKLLILVLVSVAAADRPPSTSYGAPSGGPLGGNGNGYGYGVDPAIAALTGEHPWKGGGVPGEDYPILASVPDTGFSCDEQNVPGYYADTADEAGCQVFHICQDRPNGRRQKDSFLCPNGTIFNQQYLVCDWWFNFDCSTAEDFYSVNELIGVEPYGYGNGNGNGNANNGYGSNGSGNGFGSKSNGRKNGNGASNGYGSNGNSAKNGNGASSGYGSNGNGAKNGNGASNGYGSNGNGAKNGNGASNGYGSNGNGAKNGNGASNGYGSNGNGAKNGNGASNGYGSNGNGNGANNGNGASNGYGSNGNGANNGNGASNGYGSNGNGARNGNGASNGYGSNGNGAKNGNGASNGYGSNGNGAKNGKWSLPTVTVDLMAMVLRIGKWSLQLVNGSNEWKWSSKLTDKWQMVQRMEMAPPMDMALMAMVQRMERMELQWIWSNGNGAKNGNGASNGYGSNGNGAKNGNGASNGYGSNGNGAKNGNGASNGYGSNGNGAKNGNGASNGYGSNGNGAKNGNGASNGYGSNGNGAKNGNGASNGYGSNGNGAKNGNGASNGYGSNGNGAKNGNGASNGYGSNGNGAKNGNGASNGYGSNGNGAKNGNGASNGYGSNGNGAKNGNGASNGYGSNGNGAKNGNGASNGYGSNGNGAKNGNGASNGYGSNGNGAKNGNGASNGYGNGNGAKNGNGASNGYGSNGNGAKNGNGASNGYGSNGNGAKNGNGASNGYGSNGNGPKNGNGASNGYGSNGNGAKNGNGASNGYGSNGNGSKNGNGASNGYGSNGNGAKNGNGASNGAKNGNGASNGYGSNGNSAKNGNGASNGYGSNGNGATNGNGASNGYGSNGNGANNGNGASNGYGSNGNSATKSNGALNGFSPNGNGASNGYESSETDSDVYGSFDDDASDGAFDAYSTNGNGNNNNNDQYDTSEVSQDLIGTGVYDANSFLPPIDSSSSYIN; encoded by the exons ATGGTGGCATCTTCCAATATGAAGCTTCTCATCTTAG TTTTAGTAAGTGTTGCCGCTGCCGATAGGCCACCGTCCACCAGCTATGGAGCCCCCTCCGGAGGACCACTCGGAGGCAATGGCAACGGCTATGGATATGGAGTAGATCCGGCCATTGCTGCTCTTACTGGAGAACATCCCTGGAAAGGTGGTGGTGTCCCAGGAGAAGATTACCCCATTTTGGCCTCCGTCCCCGACACTGGATTCTCGTGTGATGAGCAGAATGTCCCTGGCTATTACGCCGACACGGCCGATGAAGCCGGCTGCCAAGTCTTCCACATCTGCCAAGATCGTCCCAATGGACGCCGCCAGAAGGACTCTTTCCTCTGCCCCAACGGAACCATCTTTAACCAGCAATACTTGGTGTGCGACTGGTGGTTCAACTTTGACTGCTCTACAGCTGAAGATTTTTATTCCGTGAACGAACTCATTGGAGTTGAACCGTATGGCTATGGTAACGGCAATGGAAATGGCAATGCCAATAATGGCTATGGTTCCAATGGAAGTGGAAACGGATTTGGCTCTAAGAGCAATGGACGAAAAAATGGCAATGGTGCCTCCAATGGATATGGCTCTAATGGCAATAGTGCAAAGAATGGAAATGGAGCTTCCAGTGGTTATGGATCTAATGgcaatggtgcaaagaatggaaaTGGAGCCTCCAATGGATATGGCTCTAATGGTAATGGCGCAAAGAATGGAAATGGAGCCTCCAATGGTTATGGATCTAATGGTAATGGCGCAAAGAATGGAAATGGAGCCTCCAATGGATATGGCTCTAATGgcaatggtgcaaagaatggaaaTGGTGCCTCCAATGGATATGGCTCTAATGGCAATGGCAATGGCGCAAACAATGGAAATGGAGCCTCCAATGGTTATGGATCTAATGGCAATGGTGCCAACAACGGAAATGGAGCCTCCAATGGTTATGGATCTAATGGCAATGGTGCCAGGAATGGAAATGGAGCTTCCAATGGATATGGCTCTAATGgcaatggtgcaaagaatggaaaTGGAGCCTCTAATGGTTATGGATCTAATGgcaatggtgcaaagaatggaaaGTGGAGCCTCCCAACGGTTACGGTGGATCTAATGGCAATGGTGCTAAGAATAGGGAAATGGAGCCTCCAACTGGTTAATGGATCTAATG AATGGAAATGGAGCTCCAAGTTAACGGATAAATGGcaaatggtgcaaagaatggaaaTGGCGCCTCCAATGGATATGGCTCTAATGgcaatggtgcaaagaatggaaaGGATGGAGCTTCAATGGATATGGTCTAATGgcaatggtgcaaagaatggaaaTGGAGCTTCTAATGGATATGGCTCTAATGgcaatggtgcaaagaatggaaaTGGAGCCTCCAATGGTTATGGATCTAATGgcaatggtgcaaagaatggaaaTGGAGCCTCTAATGGTTACGGATCTAATGgcaatggtgcaaagaatggaaaTGGAGCCTCCAATGGTTACGGATCTAATGgcaatggtgcaaagaatggaaaTGGCGCCTCCAATGGATATGGCTCTAATGgcaatggtgcaaagaatggaaaTGGAGCTTCCAATGGATATGGCTCTAATGGCAATGGTGCCAAGAATGGAAATGGAGCTTCTAATGGATATGGCTCTAATGGCAATGGTGCCAAGAATGGAAATGGAGCTTCCAATGGTTATGGCTCTAATGGCAATGGTGCCAAGAATGGAAATGGAGCTTCCAATGGATATGGCTCTAATGgcaatggtgcaaagaatggaaaTGGAGCTTCCAATGGATATGGCTCTAATGGCAATGGTGCCAAGAATGGAAATGGAGCTTCCAATGGATATGGTTCTAATGGCAATGGTGCCAAGAATGGAAATGGAGCCTCCAATGGATATGGCTCTAATGGCAATGGTGCTAAGAATGGAAATGGAGCTTCCAATGGATATGGCTCCAATGGCAATGGAGCAAAGAATGGAAATGGAGCCTCCAATGGTTACGGCAATGgcaatggtgcaaagaatggaaaTGGAGCCTCCAATGGTTACGGATCTAATGgcaatggtgcaaagaatggaaaTGGAGCCTCCAATGGTTACGGATCTAATGgcaatggtgcaaagaatggaaaTGGAGCCTCCAATGGATATGGCTCTAATGGCAATGGTCCCAAGAATGGAAATGGAGCCTCCAATGGATATGGCTCTAATGgcaatggtgcaaagaatggaaaTGGTGCCTCCAATGGATATGGCTCTAATGGCAATGGTTCAAAGAATGGAAATGGTGCCTCCAATGGATATGGCTCTAATGGCAATGGTGCCAAGAATGGAAATGGAGCCTccaatggtgcaaagaatggaaaTGGGGCCTCCAATGGTTATGGATCTAATGGCAATAGTGCAAAGAATGGAAATGGAGCCTCCAATGGTTATGGTTCTAATGGAAATGGGGCTACGAATGGCAATGGAGCTTCCAACGGTTATGGTTCTAACGGCAATGGGGCTAATAATGGTAACGGAGCCTCCAATGGTTATGGCTCTAATGGAAACAGTGCTACAAAGAGTAATGGGGCACTCAATGGCTTCAGTCCTAACGGCAACGGTGCTTCTAATGGATATGAATCCAGCGAAACTGACTCCGATGTATATGGTTCTTTCGATGATGATGCTAGTGATGGAGCTTTTGATGCCTACAGCACTAATGGAaatggcaacaacaacaacaatgatcaaTATGACACCAGTGAAGTCAGCCAGGACCTCATTGGCACTGGGGTCTACGATGCCAACAGCTTTCTCCCACCTATCGATTCCTCTAGTTCTTACATCAACTAA